The following nucleotide sequence is from Burkholderia gladioli.
CCAGACTACATCGAGCGGTCTGGACGACCAGAGAACTTGTCGGATTTGGCAAACCACGCTTGTTTGCGCCAACGCCTTGCGCAAACCGGGCGGCTTATGCCTTGGCCGGCACCCACAAGTGGCGAAGTGCCAGTAGCAGAGGCGACCATTACTGCGACGATGATGGAGCCCCTTCTCGAATTGGCCACTCGAGGTCGAGGCATCGCCTACCTGCCCGACTTTGCGGTGCGAACAAGTGTGGAAGATGGACGGCTGATCGAAGTTTTGAATGGAGCGACAATGGAAACTGGGGCACTCCACATTCTATGGCCTGCCAGTTACTACCCGCTGCCGAAGGTGCGGGTTTTTGTAGACTTCATGTCTACTTATGTCGCCCGCCGCTTGTCGGAAAGCAGCCGACCAGACCGCGGGGGTGGCTACAAGGGGCAAAGCTAGTCGGCCGGCCTTTTTCTTTGGAGAGGTCGCACGTGCGACCACATCCTGCGATCTTGTCCAGGCCTCGATTATCAAACCGCTGATGAGCGAGCCGCTCGTCGCGCCAGACTGGAGCCCTGACCACAACATCTCGCCGGGGTCAATCCATGACACTTTTATGCAACGTGGAAAGACGGAAGTTCGCTACTGTGTTCCCCCTCGTATAGTTCTTCGTGGTCGCGCTAATGACTGCTCCGTAGTTGTGAGCAGACGTGGCTGTCGATGCGACCCGAATGACAGCAACGGGTCGATTGCCGCCATTGACACTGCCTCATTTAGAAAACCAGCACAGCTGAACAACCGCCAACGCCATCACCCCGCGGAGCAGCCCCCCCTCAAAACACAACACGGGGGCATCAAACCGCATTCCGATGCCCCCGCAACCAACCCGCAACCGCCTCCCGATCAGGAATGCGACGCGGCAGCCGCGCTCGCGGCCCTCTCCTGCTTGGCTTTCTTCGAGGCCTCGTGATGGCCGATCGCGCAGCCGGCAGCCGCGCCCAGCACCGCGTGATGGCCGGCCACATGCCCGGCCACGCCGCCCACCGCCGCGCCCTTCAGGCAGCCGGCAGCATTCGCGTTGGCGCCTGCCGCGAGCAGGCCGATACACGAGAAGGTGATCAACAGACGTTTCATGGTCGAACTCCGTATTCGAGCGTGTGAATCGCGACACGCAAGTCGCGATGGAAAGCGTATTGTGCGGGTCGACCCGGCGCCGGTCCACCGGCGATGCCCTTGCTTACCGAAGCGACAAACCTGTTACAGGTCCGGCCCTTGCAACGACGCGAACCACGCCCAGCAACACGGAAAGCAATCCGAAACACTTTCGGAGCGCTTTCAATTCGCTCAGCTCGGCGCCCGGACTTCAGGGCGCGAGCCGCGTGAACACGTAGTCGTGGTTCTTCACCAGCGCCTGGTGACAGGCGAAGCAGGTCTTGTGCTGCGCCTCGTCCACCGGCACGCCGTTGATGAAGCGGCCGAAGCCCCAGCCGCCGGTGGCGGCATAACGCTTCGAATCCTTGACCATCACCTGCACGGTGGTGGCCTTGCCGGCCACCGTCGCGGTAGGCGATTCCTCCGATTGCTTGCGCTTGTAGGCGAGCTTGACGAGGATCGTGCCGTCGGGAAACGGCAGCGTCGACTTCTGCAGCGCGGCCACCGCGATCGGGTTGCCGAGCACCACGCGCAGCTCGTCGAGCGGCGCGGGTTCCTCGGCCGGCGCGATCATTTCCCACTTGCGGTAGCCGGGCGGAATCGTCACGCCGTAGATCGGCGAAGCGGCCGAGGCTGCCGCCGGTTTCGCCGGCTCGTCGGCCTTCGCCGCCTGGGCGGCGAAGGCCGACAGCAGGCAGGCGCCGACAGCAAGCCTGGAAGTCAGTCGAGCGAAGGACATGGACACACCTCCGTCCATCAGAGCTTGGTCACTTGCAGGATCGCCTCGGCGAACGCCTGCGGCGCTTCCTGCGGCAGGTTGTGGCCGATGCCGCCGCTCAGCGTCTGGTGGCGATACTTGCCCGTGAACTTCTTCGCGTAGGCGGCCGGCGCCGGGTGCGGCGCGCCATTGGCATCGCCTTCCATGGTGATGGTCGGCACCGAGATCGACGGGGCGGCCGCGAGGCGCTGTTCCAGCGCATCGTACTTGGCCTCGCCGCGCTCGAGCCCGAGGCGCCAGCGGTAGTTCGAGATCACCACGGCGACGTGGTCGTCGTTATGGAAGGACGCGGCGCTGCGGGCATAGGTGGCGTCGTCGAAGTTCCACTTGGGCGAGGCCAGTTGCCAGATCAGCTTGTTGAAGGCATCGCGGTTGGCCGCGTAGCCGGCCGCGCCGCGCTCGGTCGCGAAGTAGAACTGATACCACCACTGGAACTCGGCTTGCGGCGGCAGCGGCGCCTTGTTCGCCGCCTGGCTGCCGATCAGGTAACCGCTCACCGACACCAGCGCGACCACGCGCTCGGGCCACAGCGCCGCGATGACGTCGGCGGTGCGCGCGCCCCAGTCGTAGCCGCCGAACACGGCCTTGTCGATCTTCAGCGCGTCGAGCAGCGCGATGGTGTCGACAGCCGTCACGACCTGCTGGCCGTTGCGCGGCGTATCGGCGGACACGATGCGGGTCGAGCCGTAGCCGCGCAGGTACGGCACGATCACGCGGTAGCCGGCCGCCACCAGGCGCGGCGCCACCTCGGCATAGGAATGGATGTCGTAGGGCCAGCCGTGCAGCAGCACCACCACCGGGCCCGTCTTCGGGCCGACGTCGACATACCCGACGTCGAGCACGCCGGCCTTGATCTGCTGGATATCGGAGAAGCCCGCGCTGCCGCTGCCGGCGCGCATGGCCGCGCCGGCCTCGGGCGTCTGCGCCTGGGCCAGGCTGCTCAGGCTGAGATCGATCAAGCTGACGCTGGCCAGCGTGGTACCGAGAATGCGACGGCGCCGCAGGTTGACGTTGTCCGACATGTTCCGTTCTCCTTGATGCGAATCGCGCGAATGACGCGAATTTCGTCTTTGCAGAATGAGTCGCGCCTCCCTTGCGGCACGCCCCCCAGTGATCCGCCCGACTGCCCGCTCCGCCTTGGCGGATGCGATGCAGCGAACGTCTGGCCGCATTTATAGCGGAGCCCGCAAGCCGCTTTGTATCGCAGTGTGTCCACGCCGGAACACGACACATAGCGAATCAAAATCGCCGCGCTCGGATACACGTGGGCCCCTTACACTGGCCGCATCCGGTGCCTGTCGTAAGCATCAAAAGTAAATTGAAAGCATTTCGTCAGGATGACGAGGGATCACGGCGAAGATGATCGTTTGCCTGCTGCAAGCTATTTCGGAATGGCTCACAATCATGCCCGCCACGCCGCGTGCCATGCCCCGGGGCGCCTTGCCAAAGGCACGGCGGCGCTGCAATAAATCGATTACGAATGCTCACCATACCTGGAGGAGAGACCGATGGCTGACAGCCCTCAAGACGATGCACGCAAACGGAAACCGCTATGGGTCTGGGTCGCGCTGCTGATTCCGTATGCCGCCCTGCTGTGGCTGCCGTTCTACAACTACGGCAAGCCCGCCTTCGCCGGCCTGCCGATGTTCTACTGGTATCAATTGCTGTGGGTGCCGGTCACCTCGGTCCTGCTGTACCTCGTCTACCGGAGTGAGAAATGAACGGCAACATCGCCATCGATCCGGTCGCGATGACCGTCTTCATCGCCTTCTTCGCGCTGGTCACGGTGCTCGGCTTCGTGGCCGCGCGCTGGAAGCGCGGCGACCTCACCCAGCTGCATGAATGGGGCCTCGGCGGCCGGCAGTTCGGCACCGTGATCTCCTGGTTCCTGGTGGGCGGGGATTTCTACACCGCCTACACGGTGATCGCGGTCCCGGCCCTGGTCTACGCGGTGGGCGCCTACGGCTTCTTCGCGCTGCCCTACACGATCGTGGTCTATCCCTTCGTGTTCGCGGTGATGCCGCGGCTCTGGAAGATCGCGCACGCGAAAGGCCACATCACGGCGGCCGACTACGTGCACGGCGAGTTCGGCGGCAAGCTGCTGCCGGCCGCGATCGCCGTCACCGGCATCGTCGCCACCATGCCCTACATCGCGCTGCAACTGGTCGGCATGCAGGTGGTGATCAAGGGCCTGGGCGTGAGCGGCGAGCTGCCGCTGGTGATCGCCTTCCTGATCCTCGCGCTCTACACCTATACGAGCGGCCTGCGCGCGCCGGCGATGATCGCCTTCGTGAAGGACATCATGATCTACATCGTGGTGATCGCGGCGGTCTGCCTGATCCCGGTGAAGCTCGGCGGCTACGCGCACGTGTTCGAACTGGCCGACGCGCACTTCGCGGCCAAGGGCGGGCCCACCGGCATCCTGCTCAAGCCGACGCAGTTCACCGCCTACGCCTCGCTCGCGCTGGGCTCGGCGCTGGCCGCCTTCATGTATCCGCACACCATGACGGGCGTGCTGGCCTCGGGCTCGGCGGCCACCGTCAAGAAGAACGCGATCTTCCTGCCGGCCTACACGCTGCTGCTCGGCCTGATCGCCCTGCTCGGCTACATGGCGATCGCCGCCGACATCCACGTGAGCTCGCCCACCGACGTGGTGCCGGCCCTGTTCCACACGCTGTTCCCGTCGTGGTTCGTCGGCTTCGCCGCCGCCGCGATCGCGATCAGCGCGCTGGTGCCGGCCGCGATCATGTCGATCGGCGCGGCCAACCTGTTCACGCGCAATCTGTGGCGCCCGCTGGTATCGCCGAACCAGTCGGCGGCCGGCGAGGCCTCGACGGCCAAGCTGGTCTCGCTGCTGGTGAAGTTCGGTGCGCTGATCTTCATCGTGGTGCTGCCCACGCAGTACGCGATCGACCTGCAGCTGCTGGGCGGGATGTGGATCCTGCAGATCCTGCCGGCCGTGGTGTTCTCGCTCTACACGCGCCGCCTGAGCACGACGGGCCTGCTGCTGGGCTGGCTGGTGGGAATCGTGGTCGGCACCTCGCTGGCCGCCTCGCAAGGCCTGAAGCCGGTCTACACGCTGCACCTCGGCTCGGCCTCGTGGACGCTCTACATCGGCCTGATCGCGCTGGTGCTCAACATCATCGTGACCCTGGTGGTGTCGGCGCTGACGCCGGCCAAGCGCGCCCAGGCGGCAGCCGCCTGAAGCGCGCCGGGCCGCCGGCCGCCGCGCAACCCGTGTGCGTGGCGGCCGGCGGCCCGGCCTTTTTCGAAGTTGTCCGCGCAAAGGCGCCCGCATCCGTCAGCTCGGATGCGGGCGCCTTTGGCTTTACAGCAGCCCGGTGGTCAGCGCCTTGAGGGTGGCGGCCGCGCGCGTCGAGCAGTCGAGCTTGCGGAAGATGCTCTCGACATGCGTGCGCACCGTGCTCGGGCTCAACGCCAGCACGCGCGCCGCTTCCTTGTTGCTGAGGCCGCCGCTGATCTGGCGCAGCACCTCGATCTCGCGCGGCGACAGCAGCGGCGTGGCGGGCCGCCTGGGCGCCGGCGCGGGGCCGCCCGCGGTCTCCACCAGGGCCGTGATCACCTCGGGATCGAAGCGCCCGGCCGCGGCCTCGGCCTGCAGCAGGCCGGCCGCCGCGTCGATCGAATGCGCGGCGCGCCAGGGCCGCGCGTCGAGCAGCGCCTGGCAGGCCACCGCGCCGGCCAGCAGGCGCTGCGGCACGTCCAGCGCCGTGCCCGACAGGCCGCGGAAATAGCCGCTGCCGTCGAGCCGCTCGTAGGCATGCGAGGCCAGCCCCGCCGCGCCGCGCAGGCCGCCGATCTGCTGCGCCGCGCGCGCGGTCCAGTACGGCACCAGCCGCACCTGCTCCCATTGGTCGCTCGACAAGCGCCCCGGCGTATCCCAGAGCCGGTTCGGCAGCGCTGCGCGGCCGATGCCGTGCAGCAGCGCGGCCGCCTCCAGCTCGGCGCCGATCGCGGCATCGAGGCCGAGCCGTGCCGCCGCGCGCGAGGCCAGGCTGGCCACGCGGCGCGCATACCCGGCCAGCCAGGGCAGCTTCAGCTCGGTGACGTCGGCCAGCAGGCTCAGCGCCACGTCGGCCGTGTCCTGCTGGTCGGCCAGGCGCCAGCCGGCGGTGTCGGGTTCGCCGGCATCGAGCGTGTCGAGCCAGGCTTCGGCATGGGCGATGCAGAGCTCGGCCAGCGCGGCGGGATACTTCGCGCCGCCCTGCGCGCGCAGATAGGCCAGCGCCGCTTCGCGGCCGTGCGCGCGGGCGAGGATTTCCAGGTCGCTGGCGAGATTGACGAAATAGACGGTGGACGGCACCGCGTCGCCGTCGAGCCCCTCGGGCATGCCCTTGCCGTCGTGGCGCTCGAAGATGCGCCGCAGCGTCAGCACCACCCCGGACGGCATGCCGAGCGTGACCGCGATGTCGCCGGAGATCTCGCAGTGAATCAGCGCCAGCGGCACGATCAGCGAATGCATCTGCGCGCTCATCGGCGGCAGGCGCTGCGCCATCATCGCCTCGCGCGAGGCCACGTCGTCGCCGAGCAGGTCGGCGAAACCGCTCGCGTTGGCGGTGCAGCCGGACCAGCGCAGCATCGCGGCGGCACGCGCGTGGTTCTGCGCCTCGGGGCCGGCGCCGGCCTCGGCGGCCAGCCAGCCGGCCAGGCAGGCGGTGCGGCGCGAATGATCGGTCGAGCGGCCCATGCTGAGGTCGCCGACGAAGGCCAGCGCGAGGATCGCGTCGGTGAGGCTTGCCGTGCTTGCGGACATCGTGATCGGGATGGCGGGAGGAAGGTTCGGATTGGGGCGCGAACGGCGCCATGACGACTGCCAGGCGGCCCGGGCGACCGGGTCGGTCGATCGACCGATACCGGCGCGAGGCGCCAACGACGACACTGGCTACCAGTCGAGCCGATATCGCAGCTCGCACCACTTACCCAGGAGATCGTCATGAAGCGCCATTCTATCGCAGCCCTGATCGCCGGTTTCGGCCTTGCCACCGGCCTGGCCGGCTTTTCGGCCGCCGCCGCCGCGGCCGAACCCGCCGCCTCCGTGGTGATCGTCCACGGCGCCTTCGCCGACGGCTCGGACTGGGCCAAGGTGGTGCCGCTGCTGCAGGACAAGGGCATCCACGTCACCGTGGTGCAGAACCCGCTCGACTCGCTGGCCGGCGACGTGGCCGCCGCGACGCGCGCGATCGACAAGCAGCCGGGCAAGGTGGTGCTGGTCGGCCACTCCTGGGGCGGCACGGTAATCACCGAGGCCGGCCGCGACGACAAGGTGGCGAGCCTGGTGTACGTGGCGGCCTTCGCGCCCGACGCGGGCCAATCGGTGGCCGACGTCTCGAAGGACGCGCCCAAGTCGCCCGGCATCGCCCGCGTGGAAGCCGACAGCCAGGGCTGGCTGAGCCTGCCGGCGCAGGCGGTGGCCGAGGACTTCGCGCAGGACGTGCCGGCCCGCGAGGCGCGCGTGATGGCCGCCACCCAAGGCCCGATCAAGGGCAGCGCGTTCGGCGAGGCGGTCTCGAGCGCCGCCTGGCACGACAAGCCCTCGTACTACATCGTCAGCCAGCACGACCGGATGATTCCGCCCTCGCTGGAACGCTCGATGGCCAAGGCGATCGGCGCGAAGGTCACCGAGCTGCCGACCAGCCACGTGCCGCAACGCTCGCGTCCGGCCGACGTGGCGCGCGTGATCGAGCAGGCAGTGGCCGCCGTCAAGTAAGCCCGCGCCAGGCACCGCGCGCCACGCTGGCAACCGGCTTGTATCGCACTGTATCCGACTCGATCGACGATACATGCACATGCAATTCGGGCCCGCCGCGAAACAAAGCGGACAAGTGCCGATGTTCCAATCTCGTCATGCCGAACGGGATGCGAGAAACCGCGCGACAAGGCAGGAAAGCCAGGCCGCACGATTCGAGTCCAGCAAGGCATGAATTACTGATCGCACGATCGCATCGCATACGATTTATATCGGCGGCGATGCGCGACACCACTGAACTACACCACCAGGAGCACACCATGAGCAAGATCGACAAGGTTCTGTACACCGGCAAGACCCACACCACCGGCGGCCGCGACGGTGCCTCGCGCAGCGATGACGGCCGGCTGGACGTGCGCCTGTCGCCCCCGGGCAGCAGCGGCGCCGGCACCAACCCGGAGCAACTGCTGGCCGCCGGCTGGTCGGCCTGCTTCATCGGCGCGATACAGGCCGTGGCGCGCAGCCAGGGCGTCAAGGTGCCGGCCGACGTGTCGGTCGATACCGAGATCGACCTTGGCACCAGCGACGAGCAGTACTTCATCCAGGCCCGCCTGAACGTCAGCCTGCCGGGCCTCGATCGCGAGGTGGCGCAGTCGCTGGTCGACGCGGCGCATCAGGTCTGCCCGTATTCGAAGGCCACCCGCAACAACATCGACGTCACGCTGAACCTGCTCTGATCGACTCGCGCGCAGCGGCGGGCACGGCGCCCTCGCCCGCCGCCGCCGCGCGCGAATCCGGCAAGACCCAGCCCTGCCCGTATCACCCGACTACGCAAACCTTCGACATTTGAGGTCCACCATGAAACACCGCATCGCCGCTTCCGCCTTGTTCGTCGCATTCGCCGCCGCGCTCGCGGCACCCGCCATGGCCGCCGGCCAGGTCACCGGCAGCTTCGGCGACAGCGTCGCCACCGCCTCCGCCGCCCCGCTCGCCAGCCCCGGCAGCGATACCGCCGCCACCCGCCAGGCAAGCAACGGCCCGCTCACGCGCGCCCAGGTGCGCGCCGAACTCGCGCAGATCGTCGCCGCCGGTTATTCGCCGAGCCGCCCCAACGATCCCTACTACCCGGACAACGTGCAGGCCGCGCTCAAGCGCGTGCAGGACATGAAGATGGCCTCGAACGACACCGCCGCCAGCAGCTACGGCGCCGACATGCCGGCCATCGCCGAATCGGGCAGCCGCGTGGTGATCACGCGCGTGGTGGAGCGTTCGGTGTACTACGGGCATTGAGCGCGTGGCGCGCCGGCCGCGTGGCGGCGAGTTCATCCGGGCTGGATTGTCCGGCTCGCCGTCGCGCCGCCACCTCGTTCGTGCCCGCGATGTTCGCCGGCCCTGGCCTTGTGCTCCCGATCCAGGTCGTGGGCACAAGGCCAGGGCCGCTTTCGTCTGGAACGGCGCGACGCGCGCGCTAATCACGAAAAAACGGCGCACGCGGCGCCGTCGTCATGGACCCGATTCAAGGATTCGACTCGCGGGCCGGCAATCGAGCCCGGCTCGCCGCACGCGACGTCGCGCGCCGCCCCTTCCCCTCATTCCGCGCCCTCGCGCACCGACTTCACCAGGTTGTCGCGCAGCGTGACCACCGCCTTCTGGGTCTTGTCGAACTCCTCCGGCGTGAGCCCGCAGGCATCCACCAGACTCACGCTGGCGAGGTCCTCGCGCAGCCGCCAGCCCTTGCGGGTCAGGCTGACCAGCACCTGGCGCTCGTCGTGCGCGGCGCGCTGCCGTTGCAGGTAGCCCATCGCCTCGAGCTTCTTCAGGATCGGCGTGAGCGTGTTCGACTCGAGGAACAGCTTCTCGCCGAGCTGGCTGACGGTCTGCTCGTCCTGCTCGGAGGCCGCCACCAGCGTGATGTACTGCGTGTAGGTGAGCCCCAGCTCGTCCAGCACCGGCTTGTAGGCCTTGCCGAACGCCAGGTTCGCCGAGTAGACGGCGAAGCAGAGAAAATCGGCGAGCTTCGGGATGGCCGGTTCGGCCTTGTCCTTGCGGGTCATGGGCGCCCCTGTCGATGCATGGTGTCGAAGCGCGAATTATATATCGGATGCGATATAGTCGCGTGACGAAGTTTTCGGCGGGCGGAACGACGGCGAACGGCGAAAGCCGAGCCGGGCGGGCTCGGCGTCGACATCGCCGGTCGATGGCACCGGGCCGTGCCGGGCGGCACGGCGGCGCGCGCCCCGCATCAGGAATGCGCGTAGATCGCGTCGATCTCGGCCTGGTCGCGCCGCGCCGAGGGCATCTGCATCACATCGCCAGCGGCCGGGCGCGTCTGGGCGCGGGCCTCGACATCGGCCGCGCCGTCGATGCGCGACAGGGCCGCCTGGATGTTGGCCGGGTATTGCGTGTGGTCGCTGGCCGGGTTGTAGCCGGCCTGTTCGAGCTGAACCAGCTCGGCGCGGACCTGGGCGCGCGTGAGACCTTCCTGGCTGGTCTGGGCGAAGGACAGCGCCGGGGCGGTGGCGAGGGCGGCAAGGGCGAGGACGTGGGCAAGCTTCATGGTATTTCTCCTGGGTTCAATGGGACGGCATTCGGTTGCGGGTTTCGGTACGCAGGGATGCTGATCGCGTACCGTCAGTAGACCGCGCCCACGTATCCCGTCTGTTTCCGCGCCCGGCCGCTTTTGCATGCCGATGTTTCGCGACGCGCGCTGGATACGTCGCGGTACAAAACCTCACCACCGTGCTTGCCGGGTGCCGGGAGCACGGCACAGCCGCCATGCGTCACCCCGAGCAACCCGCGCCGCCATTGCGGGGATCGCGAAACCTCGCTATACATGCCGGTTCGCCCGCGCGGGCCCGAGGGCCGTGCCCGCCGTTTTCTCCATTCGGACGACACACCATGACCTATACCTACACGTTGACCGATGTCGCGGACGAAACCGTCCGCAAGCAGATCGCCGCCCCGCTGGTGGCCTACAACGACCGCAACGGCGGCCCGAGCGGCAATCGCCCGCTGGTGGTGGCCTTGCGCGACGCGGCCGGCGAAGTCACGGGCGGCCTGTGGGCCTCGACCGCCTACGGCTGGCTGGCCATCCAGTTGCTGGTGGTGCCGGAAAGCGCGCGCGGCGGCGGCGTCGGCACGCGCCTGATGCGGATGGCCGAACAGGAGGCGCTCGCGCGCGGCTGCCACGCGGCCTGGCTCGATACCTTCGAATTCCAGGCGCGGCCGTTCTATGAGCGGCTCGGCTACCAATGCTTCGCCGAGCTGCCCGACTATCCGCCGGGCTTCTCGCGAATGTTCATGAAGAAGACGCTGCGCCCGCTCTGAGCCGGCACGCGAATCGGGCGCCACGGCCGGCTGCCGCCGGGCCGGGAAGCCCGCCCGGCAAGGCCCGCAGCGTAGTGGTCGGCCATCGCGGCACACGCCCCGGCGCGTGCGCGCGCGTGCGCGCCCGCGCGCGATCCGGCCCCCGCTCGCCAAAAAAGCAACCCGGCCCGCGCCCTTGTGTAAACTGCTGCCTTTTTTTCACGTTCGCAGCATGTCGTCACTCCCGCAGCGCAGCTCCCTGCACGCGCCGGCCCTCGTCCGCATCCTGACCCGCCTCGGCGGCACCGACGTGCAACGCACGGCGCAGCCGCTCGCCGATCGGCTCAGCCAGTGGGTGGCCTGGACCGACGCGATCGCGCTCTCCTCGGTGCTGGCCGCGCCGGCGCCGGTGGTGGCCGGCCTGCGCGGCAACGGCGAGGACGAGGCCGCGCGCGGCCTGAGCCTGCGTTCCTCATTGTCGAAGGCGATCGCCAACGACGCGCTGCTCGCGCCCGCGCGCCAGCTCCGGCGCGGCGGCGCGTTCGCGCCGGCCCAGTTGGCGCGGCCGCCCGAACCGGCGGAGACGGACGCGGATTTCGCGCTCTATCGTCAGTGCTGCCTCAGCCTGCAGCAGAAGATGGAGAGCGAGATCGGCGACCTGCGCGCGCGCCTGCGGCCGCGACTGGCCGCGCAATCGCCGGCGCTGGCCAAGCTGGCCGCGCTCGACGCCACCATGGAACGCGCGCTCGCCGCGCGCGAGCGCAGCCTGTTCGGCGCGGTGCCGGGCCTGCTCGGCGCCTATTTCGAGCGGCTGCGCGCGGATGCGAAAGCGGCGCGCGCCGAAGCCGAAGCTGAAGCCACCGACGGCGATGGCAACGGCGAAGCCGCGCAAGCGGGCAGCGGCGGCAACGACAGTGACAACGATGGCGGCAGTGGCAGCGGCCCGGCTAACGGCCATGCAAGCGGCCCTGCAAGCGGCCCTGCCGCGGCGCCGGCCGCTGCCCCGCTTACCCGGGCCGCCGAAGTCGCGCCGCCGCTGCGTGCCCGCCTGGCCCAGGCCAGCGCGCCCGACAGCTGGCTCGACACCTTCCGCAAGGACATGCAGAGCGTCCTGCTCGCCGAACTCGATCTTCGGTTTCAACCGGTGGGAGGGCTGCTCGCGGCTCTCCGCGCCCGCTAATCCCAAGCCTATGTCCCGACTTCGTATCGATCTCCTCGTTTTCCTCGCCGGCCTTGCCGTGGTGGGCTGGATCGGCGCCGGCTACCTCGGCGGCAATCCGCTCGCGCTGGCCGTCACCGTGCTGATCGCCGCCTTCTACCTGGGCGGCGCGCTCGAACTGCATCGTTACCGGCAGGCCACCGCGAGCCTGGCGCGCGCGCTCGGCTCGGCCGCCGCGCCCGCCTCGCTCGATGCCTGGCTGCAGCCGCTGCACCCGAGCCTGCGCAGCGCCGTGCGTGCGCGCGTCGAAGGCGAGCGCGCCGCCCTGCCCGCGCCCGCGCTCACGCCCTACCTGGTCGGCCTGCTGGTGCTGCTGGGCATGCTCGGCACCCTGCTCGGGATGGTCGCCACGCTGCGCGGCACCAGCGCCGCGCTGGACGGCGCCACCGGGCTCGACGCGATCCGCGCCGCGCTCTACGCGCCGATCCGCGGGCTCGGCTTCGCGTTCGGCACCTCGATCGCCGGCGTGGCGAGCTCGGCGATGCTCGGGCTGCTCTCCGCGCTGTGCCGTCGCGAACGGCTCGAGACGGTGCAGAAGCTCGACGCGCTGGTGGCGTCCACGCTGCGGCCGT
It contains:
- a CDS encoding GNAT family N-acetyltransferase, with the protein product MTYTYTLTDVADETVRKQIAAPLVAYNDRNGGPSGNRPLVVALRDAAGEVTGGLWASTAYGWLAIQLLVVPESARGGGVGTRLMRMAEQEALARGCHAAWLDTFEFQARPFYERLGYQCFAELPDYPPGFSRMFMKKTLRPL
- a CDS encoding alpha/beta fold hydrolase, with product MKRHSIAALIAGFGLATGLAGFSAAAAAAEPAASVVIVHGAFADGSDWAKVVPLLQDKGIHVTVVQNPLDSLAGDVAAATRAIDKQPGKVVLVGHSWGGTVITEAGRDDKVASLVYVAAFAPDAGQSVADVSKDAPKSPGIARVEADSQGWLSLPAQAVAEDFAQDVPAREARVMAATQGPIKGSAFGEAVSSAAWHDKPSYYIVSQHDRMIPPSLERSMAKAIGAKVTELPTSHVPQRSRPADVARVIEQAVAAVK
- a CDS encoding MarR family winged helix-turn-helix transcriptional regulator, which gives rise to MTRKDKAEPAIPKLADFLCFAVYSANLAFGKAYKPVLDELGLTYTQYITLVAASEQDEQTVSQLGEKLFLESNTLTPILKKLEAMGYLQRQRAAHDERQVLVSLTRKGWRLREDLASVSLVDACGLTPEEFDKTQKAVVTLRDNLVKSVREGAE
- a CDS encoding HD domain-containing phosphohydrolase, whose amino-acid sequence is MSASTASLTDAILALAFVGDLSMGRSTDHSRRTACLAGWLAAEAGAGPEAQNHARAAAMLRWSGCTANASGFADLLGDDVASREAMMAQRLPPMSAQMHSLIVPLALIHCEISGDIAVTLGMPSGVVLTLRRIFERHDGKGMPEGLDGDAVPSTVYFVNLASDLEILARAHGREAALAYLRAQGGAKYPAALAELCIAHAEAWLDTLDAGEPDTAGWRLADQQDTADVALSLLADVTELKLPWLAGYARRVASLASRAAARLGLDAAIGAELEAAALLHGIGRAALPNRLWDTPGRLSSDQWEQVRLVPYWTARAAQQIGGLRGAAGLASHAYERLDGSGYFRGLSGTALDVPQRLLAGAVACQALLDARPWRAAHSIDAAAGLLQAEAAAGRFDPEVITALVETAGGPAPAPRRPATPLLSPREIEVLRQISGGLSNKEAARVLALSPSTVRTHVESIFRKLDCSTRAAATLKALTTGLL
- the mctP gene encoding monocarboxylate uptake permease MctP, which encodes MNGNIAIDPVAMTVFIAFFALVTVLGFVAARWKRGDLTQLHEWGLGGRQFGTVISWFLVGGDFYTAYTVIAVPALVYAVGAYGFFALPYTIVVYPFVFAVMPRLWKIAHAKGHITAADYVHGEFGGKLLPAAIAVTGIVATMPYIALQLVGMQVVIKGLGVSGELPLVIAFLILALYTYTSGLRAPAMIAFVKDIMIYIVVIAAVCLIPVKLGGYAHVFELADAHFAAKGGPTGILLKPTQFTAYASLALGSALAAFMYPHTMTGVLASGSAATVKKNAIFLPAYTLLLGLIALLGYMAIAADIHVSSPTDVVPALFHTLFPSWFVGFAAAAIAISALVPAAIMSIGAANLFTRNLWRPLVSPNQSAAGEASTAKLVSLLVKFGALIFIVVLPTQYAIDLQLLGGMWILQILPAVVFSLYTRRLSTTGLLLGWLVGIVVGTSLAASQGLKPVYTLHLGSASWTLYIGLIALVLNIIVTLVVSALTPAKRAQAAAA
- a CDS encoding DUF4148 domain-containing protein — protein: MKLAHVLALAALATAPALSFAQTSQEGLTRAQVRAELVQLEQAGYNPASDHTQYPANIQAALSRIDGAADVEARAQTRPAAGDVMQMPSARRDQAEIDAIYAHS
- a CDS encoding DUF3311 domain-containing protein, yielding MADSPQDDARKRKPLWVWVALLIPYAALLWLPFYNYGKPAFAGLPMFYWYQLLWVPVTSVLLYLVYRSEK
- a CDS encoding alpha/beta fold hydrolase, with translation MSDNVNLRRRRILGTTLASVSLIDLSLSSLAQAQTPEAGAAMRAGSGSAGFSDIQQIKAGVLDVGYVDVGPKTGPVVVLLHGWPYDIHSYAEVAPRLVAAGYRVIVPYLRGYGSTRIVSADTPRNGQQVVTAVDTIALLDALKIDKAVFGGYDWGARTADVIAALWPERVVALVSVSGYLIGSQAANKAPLPPQAEFQWWYQFYFATERGAAGYAANRDAFNKLIWQLASPKWNFDDATYARSAASFHNDDHVAVVISNYRWRLGLERGEAKYDALEQRLAAAPSISVPTITMEGDANGAPHPAPAAYAKKFTGKYRHQTLSGGIGHNLPQEAPQAFAEAILQVTKL
- a CDS encoding DUF4148 domain-containing protein encodes the protein MKHRIAASALFVAFAAALAAPAMAAGQVTGSFGDSVATASAAPLASPGSDTAATRQASNGPLTRAQVRAELAQIVAAGYSPSRPNDPYYPDNVQAALKRVQDMKMASNDTAASSYGADMPAIAESGSRVVITRVVERSVYYGH
- a CDS encoding cytochrome P460 family protein yields the protein MSFARLTSRLAVGACLLSAFAAQAAKADEPAKPAAASAASPIYGVTIPPGYRKWEMIAPAEEPAPLDELRVVLGNPIAVAALQKSTLPFPDGTILVKLAYKRKQSEESPTATVAGKATTVQVMVKDSKRYAATGGWGFGRFINGVPVDEAQHKTCFACHQALVKNHDYVFTRLAP
- a CDS encoding organic hydroperoxide resistance protein; translated protein: MSKIDKVLYTGKTHTTGGRDGASRSDDGRLDVRLSPPGSSGAGTNPEQLLAAGWSACFIGAIQAVARSQGVKVPADVSVDTEIDLGTSDEQYFIQARLNVSLPGLDREVAQSLVDAAHQVCPYSKATRNNIDVTLNLL